The genomic DNA GGCGTGGCGCTGGCGGGCATGAAGTCCGCGTAATCCACCTCGTCGGCTGCCGGATCGAGAATCTCCAGATGATCGACCTTCAGCTGGTTCCGATCGCGGTAGCTCTCGACAAAGCCGAGGACCCGGGTCATCTGGCCCGGTTCCAGAAGGGGGTATTCCTGGCTCTTGGGGCTCCATATCTTGCCGTCGATCTTGCCAGTGGCGTCCTGAAATGTCAGACTCCAATAAGGGCCGTTTCTTGATTGCGCCAGGGACGAGGCGGCCAGGACGAACAGGTCGTCCACGCGGATGCCGGGGGTCAGGTCATTTATATATTGCGACTTTTTGGTCACGTGCCTTGCCATCTGTTTGATGTTGTTGTACCCCGCCATCCAGGCCGGAAAGAGGCCGCGGGGCGGGCGGAAGGGGCGTTGACGAGCCCTTGGTGAGCGGTTGAATCCGCTCCGCTTTATGAACCTGATTTCACTCGAATTGTCAAATCGAGTCAGGATGGAGATTTCATGAGAATTTTACTTGCCAACGATGACGGCATTCAGGCCGTGGGCCTTCGCTCCCTGTATTTCGCCCTGGTTGAGGCCGGGCATGATGTGCGCGTGGTTGCGCCGGTCGCAGAGCAGTCGGCCGTGGGTCATGCCGTGACCCTGTCCATGCCTCTTCGGGTCAAGGAGTTTCGTGAAAATGGCTTCAGGGGCCAAGGTGTGTATGGCACTCCGGTGGATTGCGTCAAGCTGGCCCTGTCCACGCTGCTGGATGCCGCGCCGGATCTCGTGCTTTCGGGCATCAATGCCGGGGCAAACGTGGGCGTGGACATCCTGTATTCTGGAACGGTGTCCGCCGCCACCGAAGGGGCGCTGATGGAGATTCCCTCCATGGCCGTGTCCGTGGACGACTTTAACCCCGTGGATCTTTCGGCTCAGGCGAACTATTGCGTCCGGCTGCTGTCCCGCATTCCCTGGGCCGAACTGCCCAAGAAGTGCGTGGTCAATCTCAACTTTCCGGCCTGTCCCATGGACAAGGCGCACGAACTGGTGGTCTGCCCGCACACCCGTGCCTCCTACCGCGACTGGTACGACACCCGTACCGATCCGCGGGGCAGATTCTATTACTGGCTTGATGGGGCGATTCCACCCGAGCGCATCAGTCCCGACCGGGACAGGGCTTTGCTGACACGGGGGCATGTCACTCTGACGCCGCTGCATTTCGATTTCACCGATCGTGACGCCATGGACATGCTGGCGCGGAATCTCGCCACCCCCCGTTGACGAAACGTGTCGGCGAACGTAGAGATTGTGTCATTACCCGGAGAGTGATCTTGAACAATACAGAAATAGGAGGAGCCATGGCCACAAAGATAGGTCTCAACGGATTTGGACGGATCGGACGGTACCTGACGCGCCTGTTGGCTGAGGAGAGCGACCTGGAACTGGTGGCGGTCAATGCCCGCGCCTCCAATGAGGACCTCGCCCATCTGCTCAAGTACGACTCGGTCCACGGCAGATATCCGGCCGTTGAACCCGCCGGGAACGGCTTCAAGGTCAATGGCAAGGACGTGATCGTGACCCGCGATGCGCCCGGCGAGTGGAAGTGGGGCGATATGGGTTGCGACATCGTGGTGGAGTCCACGGGCAAATTCACCGACCGTGCAAGCTGCGAGAAGCATCTGGCCTGCGGAGCGAAGAAGGTGCTCATCAGTGCGCCCGGCAAGGAGGCCGACGCCACGGTAGTCATGGGCGTCAACGAGGAAACGCTCAAGCCCGAACACAAGATCGTCTCCAACGCCTCCTGCACCACCAACTGCCTCGCGCCTGCGGCCAAGGTGATCAACGACACCTTTGGCATCAAGCACGGCATCATGACCACGGTCCACTCATACACCATGAGCCAGCGCATCCTCGACGGTTCGCACAAGGACATGCGCCGCGCCCGCGCCTGCGCCGTAAACATGGTGCCCACCACTACCGGCGCGGCCAAGGCCGTGGGGCTGGTCATTCCCGAACTCGCGGGTGTCCTCGATGGTATGGCCATCCGTGTGCCCACGCCCAACGTGTCGCTGGTGGACCTTGTCTGCGAGCTCAAGAAGCCCACCACGGCCGAGGAGGTCAACGCGGCCATCAGGGCGGCAGCCGGCGAATCCATGGGCTATACCGACGAACCGCTGGTGTCCGTGGACTTCATGGGTTCCACCTATGGCGGCGTTGTGGACTGCGGCCTGACCCGGGTTATGGGCGGCACCCAGCTCAAGCTCATCGTCTGGTACGATAACGAAGCCGGATTCACCAATCAGCTGCTGCGTTTGACCAGAAAGGTCTCCGGGATGCTTTAGGCGACAAATCGTGAAGCCACGTTGGGCCGCTCCGCATGGGGCGGCCCTTCATTTTGGTCTTTGGGCGGGTGTTGCTCGCGGGTAGGCGCGATAATCATTTACATGGCACGGGGTTTTGATTTACCAATCAATGGGAATTATCTAACAATTGTTTGAAATGGCGGCAGACATTCACTCGGGTCGAGGAGGCTGCTTTCATGGCTGATGCCGTTGTCCAGTGCCAATCACTGCCTGAAGAGCCGTTGCTTGTGGTCAGGCAGCCCATCTTTGACCGCGACAAGTCCGTGTGGGGGTACGAGCTGCGGGCCGGCTCGACCCGGCCGGACGGGAGCCCCGCGACCTTGGCCGATATCCTTGACGCCTACAGGGCCACCCTGGGTCCGGAAGGCGGCACAGCTCTGGTCAGGGACAAGAAAATCCTGTTGAGTATTGCCGCAGAGAACGGGTTCGACGGTTCCTTGGCCGACATCGACTGCTGCGTGTTCGGCCTGTGCGGGCGGGCAGCGTCGTCGTCCCGGTGCCGGGATCTGGTGGAGGCCCTGCATGAACGGGGCGGCATCGTTGCCCTGGATGTCGATGCGGACGGGACCGCAGACCCCGAGCTGGTCAGGAAGGCGGACATCGTCAAGGTCAGCCTGTCGGGCAAGACCCCGCCGGAGATCGTCAGGCTGCGGGCCAGATTCAAGTCCTTTGGTGGCGAGCTGCTGGCCACGGACGTGTCTGGATGGGAGGCTTTCGAGGGAACGCGGGCTCTGGGTTTCCGCTACTTCCAGGGGCCGTTCTTCGGAGTTCCCCTGTCAGGCGGCGAAGCCGCGCTGGCCGCCACGGCAACAGCCAAGCTGCAATTGCTGCGGGAGCTGGCCAATCCCGAGTGCGAGATGGACGAGCTTGCGGGAATCATCGCCTCGGACATCACTCTGAGCTATCGCATGCTCAAATACATTAACTCCGCGTCCTTTGGTCTACGCAATAAGATCAAGTCCATCCAGCAGGCCGTATCTCTGCTCGGCCTCAACGAAATTCGCCACTGGGCCACGGTGGTGGTCGTGACCGATCTCGACTCCACACCCAAGGGCGAGGAACTGGCCTACATGGCGCTTCAGCGCGGCCGGTTTCTGAGCAAGCTGGCCGGAACAATCAAGGGATTTCCCCATTCGGCCAGCACCATGTTCATGCTCGGTCTTTTTTCGTTGCTTGACGCGCTGCTTTCCTATCCCATGGACAAGGCGCTTGAGGGGGTGCCGCTTGACGACGAGATCAAGGCCGCCTTGTGCGGTACGCTCAACGAGTTTCGCGATTGGTTGCTCATGGTCGAGGCCGTGGAGCTGGGCAACTGGACCGTGGCCAACGAGATATTGAGCCGTTACGGCGCTTGTTTCACCCAGGCGGCCACCCAGTATATGAAGGCGTCTGCCTGGGCCGCCAGCCAGATTCCCAACATGCGCAAGTAGCCAGGTTCTTGACGCAAAAAAATGGCCGGGCTTCATTGGCCCGGCCTTTTTTATATTCGGCATGGTTCCCCGGCGTCCAGGGCATGGTGTGATTACTCTTTGGCTTCCTTGGCCCGGCGCTTGTCGTCGCGCAAGAGTTTGTAGTTGATGGAGTCCACCACGGCCTGCCAACTTGCCTCGATGATGTTGTGGGACACGCCCATGGTGGTCCAGCGCTCGTGCCGGTCGCCGGTTTCGATGAGCACGCGGACGAAGGAGGCGGTACCGCCCGTGTCGCGCACCGCGCCCGAGAGGACGCGGACCTTGAAGTCGAGCAGGCGGATTTCGCTCAGATTGGGATAGAACCGCTCAAGCCCCTTGCGCAACGCTCGGTCCAGGGCGTTGACCGGACCCATGCCCGTGGCCGCCGTGTGTTCTGCCTGCCCTTTGACGTTGATGATTACGGTGGCCTCGGTGAAGGGCTCGGCATCTTCCTCGCGTTTGGCGTCCACCACGAAAAAATGGCGGAATGTGAAGTAGTCTGGTTTCCTGCCCAGCGCCTCAAGGAGCATGAGTTCAAAGGATGCTTCGGCCACCGAATACTCGAAGCCCATGCTTTCTTTGAGCTTGAGTTCCTTGAGCAGGGCGTCGACAGTGGTGTCTGTCTTGTCCAGGTCGTATCCAAGCTCGCGGGTTTTGAAGAGTATGTTGCTGCGACCGGCCTGATCCGAGAGCAGCACACGCTGGGAGTTGCCCACCGTCGTGGGGTCTATGTGCTCGTATGTCCTGGAATCCTTGAGAATTGCGCTGACGTGGATGCCT from Pseudodesulfovibrio alkaliphilus includes the following:
- the surE gene encoding 5'/3'-nucleotidase SurE, which produces MRILLANDDGIQAVGLRSLYFALVEAGHDVRVVAPVAEQSAVGHAVTLSMPLRVKEFRENGFRGQGVYGTPVDCVKLALSTLLDAAPDLVLSGINAGANVGVDILYSGTVSAATEGALMEIPSMAVSVDDFNPVDLSAQANYCVRLLSRIPWAELPKKCVVNLNFPACPMDKAHELVVCPHTRASYRDWYDTRTDPRGRFYYWLDGAIPPERISPDRDRALLTRGHVTLTPLHFDFTDRDAMDMLARNLATPR
- the gap gene encoding type I glyceraldehyde-3-phosphate dehydrogenase; translation: MATKIGLNGFGRIGRYLTRLLAEESDLELVAVNARASNEDLAHLLKYDSVHGRYPAVEPAGNGFKVNGKDVIVTRDAPGEWKWGDMGCDIVVESTGKFTDRASCEKHLACGAKKVLISAPGKEADATVVMGVNEETLKPEHKIVSNASCTTNCLAPAAKVINDTFGIKHGIMTTVHSYTMSQRILDGSHKDMRRARACAVNMVPTTTGAAKAVGLVIPELAGVLDGMAIRVPTPNVSLVDLVCELKKPTTAEEVNAAIRAAAGESMGYTDEPLVSVDFMGSTYGGVVDCGLTRVMGGTQLKLIVWYDNEAGFTNQLLRLTRKVSGML
- a CDS encoding EAL and HDOD domain-containing protein is translated as MADAVVQCQSLPEEPLLVVRQPIFDRDKSVWGYELRAGSTRPDGSPATLADILDAYRATLGPEGGTALVRDKKILLSIAAENGFDGSLADIDCCVFGLCGRAASSSRCRDLVEALHERGGIVALDVDADGTADPELVRKADIVKVSLSGKTPPEIVRLRARFKSFGGELLATDVSGWEAFEGTRALGFRYFQGPFFGVPLSGGEAALAATATAKLQLLRELANPECEMDELAGIIASDITLSYRMLKYINSASFGLRNKIKSIQQAVSLLGLNEIRHWATVVVVTDLDSTPKGEELAYMALQRGRFLSKLAGTIKGFPHSASTMFMLGLFSLLDALLSYPMDKALEGVPLDDEIKAALCGTLNEFRDWLLMVEAVELGNWTVANEILSRYGACFTQAATQYMKASAWAASQIPNMRK